One region of Pygocentrus nattereri isolate fPygNat1 chromosome 14, fPygNat1.pri, whole genome shotgun sequence genomic DNA includes:
- the si:dkey-110g7.8 gene encoding GTPase IMAP family member 8, translating to MATVSSSSNTGESPCLLKRHVLLLGYRGSGKTSSCMTLSGQEEVSAGQPTKEAFLCTKTLDGMQLLLVDTPGWSLESADLVAERLDGQSPTSAHIRHLCYPGVHALLLVVPIGEPFTEQHRRGMLERLESAGMHVWRYSIVLFTGADRLWGNGVEEFIAEGGAALQRLVERCGNRYHALDNTCSETSIQVSELLQKLEEMVQENDGSFFVINDSIQAPWPAHIQQGQEIDGMMGDAEVSPIFRSPPRELRMLLVGWQGAGKSSAGNVILGGRKFESGRRTEVSLRCQAYVSGRRLTIVDTPGWDWFSIARTPAHIRKEIKRGAGLLHPGPHALLLVIPVISTLTSRKRRALENHLEMFGKEVSLHTLVLFSCGDWLGATPIEEQIQRNGGQLLSLMAYCFNYYHVLDSTSAARGQDQVSDLLLKVEEMVAQNEGRPFLPVKLNEEQEDEATCGKCTLQ from the exons ATGGCTACGGTTTCCTCCAGCTCGAATACTG GAGAGTCACCCTGTTTGCTGAAAAGGCATGTCCTACTGCTGGGTTACCGAGGCTCTGGCAAGACCTCATCATGCATGACTCTCAGTGGCCAAGAGGAGGTTTCTGCCGGGCAGCCCACAAAAGAAGCCTTTCTTTGCACAAAGACACTTGACGGCATGCAGCTTCTGCTGGTGGACACTCCGGGATGGAGCTTGGAGAGTGCGGACTTAGTAGCAGAGAGGCTAGATGGACAGAGCCCCACATCTGCTCACATCAGACACCTGTGCTATCCAGGTGTCCATGCTTTGCTGCTGGTGGTGCCCATCGGAGAGCCCTTCACTGAACAGCACAGACGAGGCATGCTGGAGCGGCTCGAAAGTGCTGGGATGCATGTATGGAGATACTCCATTGTACTGTTTACCGGGGCAGATCGGTTGTGGGGCAATGGTGTGGAAGAGTTTATTGCAGAAGGAGGAGCAGCGCTTCAGAGGCTGGTGGAAAGGTGTGGAAACAGGTACCACGCTCTGGATAACACCTGCTCTGAGACCAGCATACAG GTTAGTGAACTTCTGCAAAAGCTGGAAGAGATGGTACAGGAGAACGATGGCTCATTCTTTGTGATAAATGACAGCATTCAAGCTCCCTGGCCTGCACACATCCAGCAAGGACAGGAGATAGATGGGATGATGGGGGATGCAGAGGTGTCACCAATATTTAGATCACCACCACGAG AGTTGCGGATGTTGTTAGTGGGTTGGCAAGGTGCTGGTAAGAGTTCAGCAGGAAATGTGATCTTGGGTGGACGCAAGTTTGAGTCAGGCCGAAGAACAGAAGTCTCCCTACGTTGTCAGGCTTACGTCAGTGGCCGCCGCCTCACGATCGTGGACACACCAGGCTGGGACTGGTTTTCCATCGCCCGGACACCGGCTCATATTAGAAAGGAAATCAAACGAGGCGCAGGGCTACTTCACCCAGGCCCACATGCCCTCCTATTGGTTATTCCTGTTATCTCCACCCTCACCTCCAGAAAGAGACGGGCTCTGGAGAACCATCTGGAGATGTTTGGCAAGGAGGTGTCTCTTCACACGTTAGTGCTGTTCTCCTGCGGTGACTGGCTTGGTGCAACACCAATCGAGGAGCAGATCCAAAGGAATGGTGGGCAGCTGCTAAGTCTGATGGCATACTGCTTCAACTACTATCATGTGCTAGACAGCACCAGTGCTGCTAGAGGCCAAGATCAAGTCTCTGATCTTCTGCTAAAGGTGGAGGAAATGGTGGCACAAAATGAAGGGAGGCCATTTCTACCTGTGAAGT TGAATGAAGAACAGGAGGATGAGGCAACATGTGGGAAATGCACTCTCCAGTGA